In one window of Capra hircus breed San Clemente chromosome 28, ASM170441v1, whole genome shotgun sequence DNA:
- the GGPS1 gene encoding geranylgeranyl pyrophosphate synthase has protein sequence MEKTQETVQRILLEPYKYLLQLPGKQVRTKLSQAFNHWLKVPEDKLQIIIEVTEMLHNASLLIDDIEDNSKLRRGFPVAHSIYGIPSVINSANYVYFLGLEKVLTLNHPDAVKLFTRQLLELHQGQGLDIYWRDNYTCPTEEEYKAMVLQKTGGLFGLAVGLMQLFSDYKEDLKPLLDTLGLFFQIRDDYANLHSKEYSENKSFCEDLTEGKFSFPTIHAIWSRPESTQVQNILRQRTENIDIKKYCVHYLENVGSFEYTRNTLKELESKAYKQIDARGGNPELVALIKHLSKMFKEENE, from the exons atggagaagactcaagaaacTGTCCAAAGAATTCTTCTAGAACCTTACAAGTACTTACTTCAGTTACCAG GTAAACAAGTGAGAACAAAACTTTCACAGGCGTTTAATCATTGGCTAAAAGTTCCAGAAGACAAGCTACAG ATCATCATTGAAGTGACAGAAATGTTGCATAATGCCAGTTTACTCATCGATGATATTGAAGACAACTCAAAACTCCGACGTGGCTTTCCAGTGGCACACAGTATCTATGGAATTCCATCTGTCATCAATTCTGCCaattatgtatattttcttgGCCTAGAGAAAGTCTTAACCCTCAATCACCCGGATGCAGTAAAGCTCTTTACCCGCCAGCTTTTAGAACTCCATCAGGGACAAGGCCTAGATATCTACTGGAGGGATAATTACACTTGTCCCACCGAGGAAGAATATAAAGCAATGGTGCTGCAAAAGACAGGTGGACTCTTTGGATTAGCAGTAGGTCTCATGCAGTTGTTCTCTGATTACAAAGAAGATTTAAAACCACTACTTGATACACTTGGGCTCTTTTTCCAAATTAGGGATGATTACGCTAATCTACACTCCAAAGAATACAGTGAAAACAAAAGCTTTTGTGAAGATCTAACAGAGGGAAAGTTCTCATTCCCTACTATTCATGCTATCTGGTCAAGGCCGGAAAGCACCCAGGTGCAGAATATCTTGCGCCAGAGAACCGAAAacatagatattaaaaaatactgtgtACATTACCTTGAGAATGTAGGTTCCTTCGAATACACTCGGAATACTCTTAAAGAGCTTGAATCTAAAGCCTATAAACAAATTGATGCTCGTGGTGGAAACCCTGAGCTAGTAGCTCTAATAAAACACTTAAGTAAAATGTTCAAAGAAGAGAATGAATAA